From a single Pseudalkalibacillus hwajinpoensis genomic region:
- the ytpR gene encoding YtpR family tRNA-binding protein, producing MNMFYNKEGVGDTLIVTIGSTERGDKAVLRNGNVARIYSKETNQTIGYNLFHFSSVRQLTTSGLVQETEELVSAVNASIKENGFKDELVFDASPKFVVGFVEEMEKHPNADKLNICQVNVGEEKLQIVCGAPNVDEGQKVVVAKVGAVMPSGMIIKDASLRGVESTGMICSARELDLPDAPQEKGILILPDDYEIGSEFKTY from the coding sequence ATGAATATGTTTTACAACAAAGAAGGCGTCGGCGACACTCTTATTGTAACAATTGGAAGTACGGAACGCGGGGATAAAGCTGTTTTGCGAAATGGGAATGTTGCTCGGATTTACAGTAAGGAAACCAACCAAACGATCGGGTATAATCTTTTTCATTTTTCAAGTGTTCGACAGTTAACAACTTCAGGGCTCGTTCAAGAAACGGAAGAGCTTGTGTCAGCTGTTAACGCAAGCATTAAAGAAAATGGCTTTAAGGATGAATTGGTATTCGATGCTTCACCTAAATTTGTTGTTGGATTTGTTGAGGAAATGGAAAAACATCCGAATGCTGATAAGTTGAATATTTGTCAGGTGAATGTTGGAGAAGAGAAGTTGCAGATTGTTTGCGGTGCACCGAACGTGGACGAAGGTCAGAAGGTGGTCGTTGCTAAGGTCGGTGCAGTCATGCCATCAGGTATGATCATTAAGGATGCAAGTTTACGTGGTGTAGAATCAACAGGAATGATTTGCTCTGCTAGAGAACTCGATCTTCCGGATGCCCCTCAAGAAAAAGGTATTCTTATCCTTCCTGATGATTATGAAATTGGTTCTGAATTCAAAACCTACTAG